In Paenibacillus algicola, a genomic segment contains:
- a CDS encoding ABC transporter substrate-binding protein, with product MNKPFTAKRWMLAIGSGLLALSLAACGEKEAEPAPAGEPAEQTPAAEQPAPADNDTAAQGESRTVTDAMGHEIEVPANPERVLASYLEDHLVALEVKPVAQWSVGEGRVQEYLQGDLAEVPQISYDLPFEAVQEVKPDLILVDSSAMVEGGKYEQYSQIAPTYVVSNDANVEWREELTKIAEVLGKEDKAKEVLDSYNAKAAEAKASIEQAVGSPSAAAVWLVGGKFFVVSENVSSGGVMYQDLGLQVPAVVKEISASAAGNWSEISLEKLVQLDAEHLFLINSDGAAADVLNGALWKSIPAVKAGNVHEYDKSQSWLYTGPIANSQIIDDVVESLVK from the coding sequence ATGAATAAACCATTTACTGCAAAAAGATGGATGCTTGCCATCGGATCGGGACTGCTTGCATTGTCCTTGGCCGCCTGCGGCGAGAAGGAAGCAGAGCCAGCTCCAGCCGGCGAGCCTGCAGAACAGACACCGGCAGCGGAGCAGCCTGCTCCTGCAGATAACGATACAGCGGCACAAGGCGAGAGCCGCACCGTTACCGATGCCATGGGCCATGAAATAGAGGTGCCGGCTAACCCGGAGCGCGTCCTGGCCTCCTATCTTGAAGATCACCTGGTTGCCTTGGAGGTCAAGCCTGTTGCTCAATGGAGCGTTGGTGAAGGCCGCGTCCAGGAGTATCTGCAGGGAGACCTGGCTGAGGTTCCTCAAATCTCGTATGATCTACCGTTTGAGGCTGTTCAAGAGGTGAAGCCCGATCTGATTCTGGTCGATTCCTCTGCCATGGTGGAAGGCGGTAAATATGAACAGTACAGCCAGATTGCTCCGACTTATGTGGTCAGCAATGACGCTAACGTTGAATGGCGCGAAGAGCTGACGAAGATCGCAGAAGTGTTGGGTAAAGAAGACAAAGCCAAGGAGGTTCTGGACAGCTATAATGCCAAAGCGGCCGAGGCCAAGGCTTCCATCGAACAGGCTGTCGGCAGTCCGTCCGCAGCAGCTGTGTGGCTGGTTGGCGGCAAATTCTTTGTTGTCAGTGAGAATGTCTCCAGCGGCGGCGTGATGTATCAGGATCTCGGCCTTCAGGTTCCTGCCGTCGTGAAGGAGATTTCCGCGAGCGCTGCAGGCAACTGGAGCGAGATCTCCCTGGAAAAGCTGGTACAGCTGGATGCAGAGCATCTTTTCCTGATCAATAGTGACGGTGCAGCCGCTGATGTGTTAAACGGAGCGCTCTGGAAGAGCATTCCGGCGGTCAAAGCTGGTAACGTGCATGAGTACGACAAGAGCCAAAGCTGGCTGTATACCGGCCCGATCGCAAACAGCCAGATCATCGACGATGTTGTCGAGAGCCTGGTGAAGTAG